A window of Flavobacterium flavigenum contains these coding sequences:
- a CDS encoding efflux RND transporter permease subunit gives MDKNNGIIAAAIKYNKIVLLLIITLVVFGMFALYKMPKQEFPVFTIRQGVVVGVYPGAASAEVEQQLAKPLENFLFTYKEVKKSKTYSQSRDGMVYIFVELNDEVANKDEVWSKIKHGLSNFKMQLPSGVLAVIANDDFGDTSALLIALESDTKTYRQLKEYLEALENKLRAVESVSNLRRYGVQNEQLSIYVDKEKVASYSINLYSLYQTLLTKGMIGPSGVIDNDQMVVPIHIARPFSSERDLEEQIIYSDPQGNHIRLKDVAEVVREYPKASSYTVSNGKKSLVLSTEMRPGYNIVQYGKDVDNVLKDFEKTLPSDVKIYRIADQPQVVDASISSFLEELVIAIIAVILVTVVFLPIRVAGVAASTIPITIFISLGIMFAVGIELNTVTLAALIVVLGMIVDNSIVIVDSYLEKLDEGIDRKKAAIESAREYFKAIFSATLAIGITFFPFLITFTGMMYDFLSAFPWTILITLSISLAIAVLFVPFLQYFFIKKGIHSAPAGKKRHKSFMDYVQSFYDAVLKKVFLFPKITFVIGLVFVAAGLAMFVNLPLKILPTADRNQFAVEIFLPQASALAQTETVAKDLAKVLSKDKRIRSITTFMGTGSPRFHTTYAPKIGGPNFAQFIVNTVSSKATIELLDEYSEKYARAYPNAYIKFKQLDYQAGVDADIEVRLSGDSISDLKAVAAKLQAEIKKLKAPQRIYTNYEEILPDISISLDPVESNRLGINEGLLGIGLTSRFGGLPITTVWEGDYKVPVVLKSKWQGKDPEGSDVENEYVSGLFTPAVPLRQVARVTNGWNEGQIVRRNGVRTLSVYIDLKRGNKANRTQSEVEDIVEKMSKEIDSSNIAVSYGGIKEDTNDQLPKIAAGLLISITIIFFILVFHFRKVSLASLVFASTSFSFFGAAFGLWLMDMEFSMTAVLGLVSLIGIIVRNGIIMYDYIEELRSHAKMTVLEACMEAGKRRMRPILLTSLAASMGVIPMIISKSPLWGPMGTVIFFGTLISMVFILTMLPLLYWMTYKNKI, from the coding sequence ATGGATAAAAATAATGGAATTATAGCAGCGGCAATCAAATACAATAAAATTGTATTGCTGCTTATCATCACCCTGGTAGTATTTGGCATGTTCGCCTTATATAAAATGCCTAAGCAGGAGTTTCCTGTATTTACAATACGTCAGGGAGTTGTAGTTGGGGTTTATCCCGGCGCAGCATCAGCTGAAGTGGAACAGCAGCTTGCCAAACCCCTTGAAAACTTTCTTTTCACTTACAAGGAAGTAAAAAAGTCAAAAACCTATTCCCAGTCAAGAGACGGAATGGTATACATTTTTGTCGAATTAAACGACGAGGTAGCCAATAAGGATGAAGTATGGTCTAAAATAAAGCATGGCCTTTCCAATTTTAAAATGCAGCTTCCCTCTGGGGTGCTTGCTGTGATTGCAAATGATGATTTTGGTGATACCTCGGCGCTTTTAATTGCTTTGGAATCCGATACCAAAACCTACCGACAGCTTAAAGAATATCTTGAGGCTTTAGAAAATAAATTAAGAGCGGTGGAGTCTGTATCGAATTTAAGACGTTATGGGGTTCAGAACGAGCAGTTGAGCATTTATGTTGACAAGGAAAAAGTGGCCAGTTACAGCATCAATCTCTACAGCCTTTACCAGACACTTTTAACAAAGGGAATGATTGGGCCCTCAGGAGTGATTGATAATGATCAGATGGTAGTGCCCATTCATATCGCAAGGCCGTTTTCGTCAGAGCGTGATTTGGAAGAGCAAATTATCTATTCTGATCCCCAGGGGAACCATATACGGCTAAAAGATGTAGCAGAAGTAGTGCGGGAATATCCTAAAGCTTCAAGCTATACCGTAAGTAATGGAAAAAAGAGCCTAGTTCTTTCAACAGAAATGCGCCCTGGCTATAACATTGTCCAATATGGTAAAGATGTAGATAATGTATTGAAGGATTTTGAGAAAACACTCCCTTCTGATGTAAAAATTTACCGAATTGCAGATCAGCCGCAAGTTGTTGATGCTTCTATTAGTTCTTTTTTAGAGGAATTGGTTATTGCAATTATCGCCGTTATACTCGTTACAGTTGTTTTTCTTCCCATACGTGTTGCAGGGGTGGCGGCTTCTACCATTCCAATTACGATATTTATCTCGCTGGGAATCATGTTTGCCGTTGGAATTGAGCTCAATACGGTAACCCTTGCGGCACTTATTGTCGTTCTGGGAATGATTGTAGATAATTCGATAGTTATTGTGGACAGCTATCTGGAAAAACTTGATGAAGGGATCGATAGAAAAAAAGCAGCCATTGAAAGCGCCCGAGAATATTTCAAAGCAATATTTTCGGCTACGCTGGCCATCGGAATTACATTTTTTCCTTTTCTGATCACCTTTACTGGGATGATGTATGATTTCCTAAGTGCTTTTCCATGGACTATATTGATTACCTTATCCATTTCTCTTGCTATTGCAGTTTTGTTTGTTCCCTTTCTGCAGTACTTTTTTATTAAGAAAGGAATCCATTCAGCGCCGGCAGGCAAAAAGCGTCATAAATCCTTTATGGATTATGTCCAGTCTTTTTATGATGCAGTGCTTAAAAAAGTATTTCTTTTTCCAAAAATCACTTTTGTCATCGGTCTTGTTTTCGTTGCAGCAGGGCTTGCAATGTTTGTTAATCTGCCTTTGAAGATACTTCCGACAGCAGACCGGAATCAGTTTGCAGTAGAAATATTCCTGCCTCAGGCAAGTGCGCTTGCTCAGACAGAAACCGTTGCAAAAGATCTGGCCAAGGTGCTATCAAAAGACAAGCGTATCCGGTCTATAACCACTTTTATGGGTACAGGATCTCCAAGGTTTCATACCACTTATGCACCTAAAATCGGGGGGCCTAATTTTGCACAGTTTATTGTAAACACCGTATCAAGTAAAGCTACAATTGAGCTGTTGGACGAATATTCTGAAAAATATGCCAGAGCTTATCCCAATGCTTATATAAAATTCAAACAGCTGGATTATCAGGCTGGTGTGGATGCCGATATAGAGGTTCGCCTGAGCGGTGACAGCATTTCAGATTTAAAAGCGGTTGCAGCAAAACTTCAGGCTGAGATCAAAAAACTAAAAGCGCCCCAAAGAATTTATACTAATTATGAAGAGATACTTCCTGATATTTCCATTAGTTTGGATCCTGTAGAATCAAACCGATTAGGCATCAATGAAGGACTTTTGGGAATTGGCCTTACCTCAAGATTTGGAGGGCTTCCGATCACAACAGTATGGGAAGGGGATTATAAAGTTCCTGTAGTGCTTAAATCAAAGTGGCAGGGAAAAGACCCTGAAGGGTCAGATGTTGAGAATGAATATGTTTCAGGACTCTTTACACCGGCTGTTCCCCTTAGGCAGGTAGCCAGGGTTACAAACGGCTGGAATGAAGGACAGATTGTTCGCAGAAACGGAGTGCGCACACTCTCGGTTTACATCGACCTTAAGAGGGGAAATAAAGCCAACAGGACGCAATCTGAAGTAGAGGATATTGTGGAGAAAATGTCAAAAGAAATAGACAGCAGCAATATTGCTGTTTCCTATGGCGGGATAAAGGAGGATACCAATGACCAGCTTCCAAAAATTGCAGCAGGCCTTCTGATCTCGATAACCATTATTTTCTTTATACTGGTTTTTCATTTTAGAAAGGTAAGCCTTGCTTCTCTGGTATTTGCCTCAACATCGTTTAGTTTCTTCGGAGCCGCATTTGGTCTCTGGCTTATGGACATGGAATTCAGCATGACAGCAGTTCTGGGGCTGGTGAGTCTGATAGGAATCATTGTAAGAAACGGAATTATCATGTATGATTATATTGAAGAGCTCCGCAGTCACGCTAAGATGACGGTCCTTGAAGCCTGCATGGAAGCAGGAAAGAGAAGGATGAGGCCCATACTGCTTACATCACTTGCAGCGTCAATGGGGGTTATACCTATGATTATCAGCAAGAGTCCTCTTTGGGGACCAATGGGAACGGTAATATTTTTCGGGACTTTAATATCTATGGTATTTATCCTTACCATGCTCCCGCTGCTGTATTGGATGACTTATAAAAATAAGATTTGA